The following proteins come from a genomic window of Panicum hallii strain FIL2 chromosome 8, PHallii_v3.1, whole genome shotgun sequence:
- the LOC112902226 gene encoding uncharacterized protein LOC112902226, producing MRVGGGKNHGRYWIADGAIDSSSTPTLSQIRARSTSASPGIRPRQDTSQYRIQALQAELEEERRLRLENEHRMRDMFAYMQTLGAAAGVAPPPSLFATPPRPPAEFSTPNQSAASNDPHVSPTTPVWRSPDWRS from the exons ATGAGGGTTGGAGGAGGTAAGAATCATGGGCGATATTGGATTGCCGACggcgcaatcgactcgtcctctactcctactctatctcagattagagcaaggagcacgagtgcgagcCCAGGCATACGACCTCGGCAAGACACTTCACAGTACCGCATACAGGCACTCCAG GCCGAattagaagaagagaggaggctacgTCTGGAGAACGAGCATAGGATGAGGGATATGTTTGCCTACATGCAGACTCTTGGTGCCGCAGCGGGTGTAGCTCCACCACCTTCGTTGTTCGCTACACCACCTCGACCTCCTGCGGAGTTTTCTACTCCT AATCAATCGGCGGCCTCAAATGACCCTCATGTTTCTCCAACTACGCCGGTATGGAGGTCGCCGGATTGGAGGTCTTGA
- the LOC112901991 gene encoding thioredoxin H-type-like, translating into MSSASPVTTLKTEADLQQKLGSAEKLVVLEFVKQGSKICTYVKRERDRIAQEMEKVAEFYELDVDTFKKFATKFQVEALPAFVVMHKFVKKRHVVGTDDLKKAIEDAHAKFGSETKEPAQNSEPKEPAQNCENFHVQIKMLLESL; encoded by the exons ATGAGTAGTGCGTCGCCGGTGACCACCCTCAAAACTGAAGCAGACCTGCAACAGAAGTTGGGTTCCGCCGAAAAGCTG GTGGTGCTGGAGTTCGTAAAACAGGGCAGCAAGATCTGCACTTACGTGAAGCGGGAACGGGATAGGATCGCCCAAGAAATGGAAAAAGTGGCCGAGTTCTACGAGCTCGACGTCGACACTTTCAAG AAATTTGCGACGAAGTTCCAAGTAGAGGCCCTGCCGGCGTTCGTGGTgatgcacaagttcgttaagAAGCGCCATGTGGTTGGAACCGACGATCTCAAGAAAGCTATCGAGGATGCCCACGCTAAATTCGGCTCTGAAACAAAAGAACCCGCACAAAACTCTGAACCAAAAGAACCCGCACAAAACTGTGAAAATTTTCATGTTCAAATAAAGATGCTACTTGAGAGTTTATGA